A single Drosophila miranda strain MSH22 chromosome XR, D.miranda_PacBio2.1, whole genome shotgun sequence DNA region contains:
- the LOC108150902 gene encoding cuticle protein 16.5 encodes MAFRYLITLCALVAYAQAGLLASHVAVANPSVDAVASTQQNVVRSFAGTVSSYSKAVDTPYSSVRKSDTRIQNNVYTPAVAKTTYAAPLYTQATPVVAKTLVHAPVVQKTVYAAPAPVLAKSVYSAPAPVYAPAQVYAAPAPVYAKTVYSAPAPVLAKTVYSAPAPVYAPAPVMTKAVYAAPAPVLAKTVSYAAPLATTNVNHGPSATTYTHNAPALGVSSYGSAQTVQYSPATSVSHMSFDGFGTHWGF; translated from the coding sequence ATGGCCTTCCGCTACCTCATCACCCTCTGCGCCCTGGTGGCCTACGCCCAAGCCGGCCTCCTGGCCAGCCACGTGGCCGTAGCCAACCCGTCTGTGGACGCAGTAGCCTCCACCCAGCAAAACGTGGTCCGCTCCTTCGCCGGCACTGTATCCAGTTACTCGAAGGCCGTCGATACGCCCTACTCCAGCGTGCGCAAGAGCGACACTCGCATCCAGAACAATGTCTACACCCCGGCCGTGGCCAAGACCACCTATGCTGCTCCGCTGTACACCCAGGCCACGCCTGTAGTGGCCAAGACCCTTGTTCACGCCCCGGTTGTACAGAAGACTGTGTATGCTGCTCCTGCCCCAGTTCTGGCCAAGTCTGTGtattctgctcctgctccagtCTATGCCCCGGCTCAGGTGTACGCCGCTCCAGCTCCTGTCTATGCCAAGACCGTGTACTCTGCGCCCGCTCCAGTTCTGGCCAAGACCGTGTACTCCGCTCCTGCTCCTGTGTACGCCCCAGCTCCCGTCATGACTAAGGCTGTCTATGCTGCTCCCGCTCCCGTTCTGGCCAAGACTGTGTCCTATGCCGCTCCCCTGGCCACTACTAATGTGAACCACGGACCCTCTGCCACCACCTACACCCACAATGCCCCCGCTTTGGGAGTGTCCAGCTACGGCAGCGCCCAGACCGTCCAGTACTCGCCCGCCACCAGCGTCTCGCACATGAGCTTCGATGGATTCGGCACCCACTGGGGTTTCTAG
- the LOC108150933 gene encoding cuticle protein 76, with protein sequence MAFKYVLLSFCALMGATSAGFVAPATTYAAVPVVAKLAQPHYDAVGTTQQNVVRSFGGTVSTYSKNVVTPYSSVSKVDSRITNNVYTPKTLYSAPAPVITKSIYAAAPAPVYAPAPVYAKTVYSAPAPVLAKTVYSAPAPVLAKTVYSAPAPVYAPAPVVTKAVYAAPAPVYAAPAPVYAKTYAAAAPTAFVKYSPAAVVSHASFDGFGSHWGY encoded by the coding sequence ATGGCATTCAAGTACGTCCTGTTGTCCTTCTGCGCTCTGATGGGTGCGACCAGCGCCGGTTTCGTGGCTCCAGCCACCACCTATGCCGCAGTTCCTGTGGTGGCCAAGCTGGCCCAGCCCCACTACGATGCCGTGGGCACCACCCAGCAGAACGTGGTCCGCTCCTTCGGCGGCACCGTCTCCACCTACTCTAAGAACGTGGTCACCCCCTACTCGAGCGTGAGCAAAGTGGACTCCCGCATCACCAACAACGTCTACACCCCCAAGACCCTGTACTCTGCCCCCGCTCCAGTAATCACCAAGTCCATCTATgccgctgctcctgctccagtCTATGCCCCAGCTCCAGTCTATGCCAAGACAGTGTACTCTGCTCCCGCCCCAGTTCTGGCCAAGACCGTGTACTCTGCGCCCGCCCCAGTTCTGGCCAAGACCGTGTACTCCGCTCCTGCTCCAGTGTACGCTCCAGCTCCCGTCGTGACCAAAGCTGTCTATGCTGCTCCAGCTCCGGTGTATGCCGCCCCTGCCCCCGTCTACGCCAAGACCTACGCCGCCGCAGCGCCCACTGCCTTCGTCAAGTACTCGCCCGCCGCTGTGGTCTCCCACGCCAGCTTCGATGGCTTTGGCTCCCACTGGGGATACTAA